The Microterricola viridarii genome segment CCATGCCGGTCTCCTCGAGGCCCAGCGACTTCTGCCACCTCTCGACGGCGCGCTCGGTGCTGCCGGCGAACTCCTCGTCGGGCTCCCGATCGAAGAAGCCGAGCACGGCCAGGTTGCGTTCCAGTTGCAGCACATCGGCGCCGTCCGTCATCCCCAGCGAGAAGGAACGCCAGACCGGCAGGTCACCGTGCATGAGCACGACAGGCTGGTCGTCGACGCGGAAGAGTTCCTGGCCGGCGGTGACGACGCTGCCGGATGCAGCGAGGCCGGTGACGACGCCGGGCAGCGCCGTGCCGAGATCCCGCGGCGAGGAGTAGGCGAGCGTGCCCTGTGCCCGGAAGCCGGCGGTCAGGTCGCCGCGGGTGACCACGGCGGTATCGACGGCCACCGGTTTCGGCGCGGAGTTGGCCTGAGTTGGCGGCTGAACGAGCACGACCACGGTTGCGATGACGGCCACTGCCGCCACCGCGGCTCCGGTGATCAGCAGGGCGCGGCGCCCGCGGCGGGGCGCGGCTGCGTCGGCGCTTTCGGGCTTGTCTGCGACGGTCACTGCTGCTCCAGCGCGTTGGCCTTCGCCGAGCACGCGTCGATGTCATTGGGGTCGGTCTCTGGGCCGAAAGCCGGGGTCATGCCGCCGTTGCCCTTCACCGGGTCCGGGTAGTCGTAGCCGAGCTCACGCATGCAGGAGGCGAACACCAGCTGCGACTCGAACAGCTCGTCCTCGGTCGGCAGGCTCTCATCGACGGGCGGTTCCCCCACCTTGTCGGTGCAGGCCGCATATGCCTTGTCGAACTCGGCCATGTCGAACTGGGAGATGTCGATGGACTCGGACGGGGTTCCGTCCGCGTTCGTCTGGTTCAGGTCGAAGCCGGCATCCAGCATGCAGTCGTCGAGCTTCTGGCGCCAGTCCGCGATCGAGGCTTCGAAGTCGTCCGTCTTGAGCTCAGCGCCCGAGTCGGATGCCGGCGCGCAGCCGGTGAGGGCGAGCAGCAGGAAGGCACCTGCGGCCAGGGCGCTCGCCCCAGCGCGGCGGGGTCGAATGGATTTCGTGGCAGTCATGTGCATCATCTCTCGTCGATTCAGCCCGATCGAGCGACCGGGCTGTGCCCAGTCCAACGGCTCGCCGGTTGCGAGAAGGTAAAGGCCGGCATTTACCTTTTCTTAAGCCCCGGTCTGCTTGACTTCAGGGGTGCCGATCGCCGGGCGGCCGCAAACAAGGAGATATCGACGTGAGAGTGCTGATCGTTGAAGACGAGGAGTTCCTCGCCGATGCCATCCGCACCAGGCTGGAGATGGATGCCATCGCGGCCGACATCGTCGGCGACGGCGATGCGGCGCTCCAGGCCGTCGAGATCAACGACTACGACGTGGTGCTGCTGGATCGGGATATTCCCGGCACCCACGGGGACGACGTCTGCCGGGCGCTCGCCGCCGACCCCGAGGGGCCAGCGATCCTCATGCTCACCGCCGCCGGGCGCCTCGACGACAAGGTCGCCGGGCTGGAGCTCGGCGCCGATGACTACCTGGCCAAGCCGTTCGAGTTCCCCGAGCTCATCGCCCGGCTGCGCGCCCTGAACCGGCGCCAGTTCAGCTCGCACCCTCCCGTGCTTGAACGAAACGGCGTCCGGCTCGACCCGTTCCGGCGCGAGGTTTTCTGCAACGGTCGGCACGTGGCCCTCACCCGCAAAGAGTTCTCGGTGCTCGAGCTGCTGCTGAAGGCGGGCGGCGGCGTGGTCAGCGCCGAGACCATCCTCGAGAAGGCCTGGGACGAGAACGCGAACCCGTTCACCCAGACCGTCAAGGTGACGATCAGCACCCTGCGGCGGAAGCTGGGCGACCCCGGCATCATCACCACCGTCTCTGGAGTCGGCTATGCGATCCGCTGAGGCGATTGGGCCCGGCATCCGCCGCTACCGGGCAACGGTGCGCACCCGGCTCGCGCTGACCTACTCGGCGCTGCTCACCGGCGCCGGCATCGTCATGCTCACGGTGGTCTACCTCGTGATGCGCTTCCTCCCCAGCTACGAGCTGGTGGCCGCCCCCACTGTGCCGGCGCAGTCGCTGGTGCCGACCGACTCGACGTCGGCCGTCATCCCGGACCCCGGCATGGCCGGCGAGCCCGCCGCGACCGTCACCCCGAGCTCGGCACTCGTCATCACCTCGACCGATCAGATCTTCAACCTGTTGCTGGTCATCTCGCTCGTTGTGCTCGTGGCGCTCGCCATCGTCGGCGTCGCTGTCGGCTGGGCCGTCGCCGGGCGGGTGCTCGCCCCGCTGCAGTACATCAACAGCGCCGCCAGCCGGGCCGCCCACGGCGACCTCAGCCAGCGCATCGGGCTGAGCGGCCCGCGCGACGAGATCTCGGAGCTGGCCGCGAACTTCGACGACATGCTGGCGCAGCTGGAGCGCTCCTTCGCCGCCTCGCGCCGGTTCGCCCTGAACGCCTCGCATGAGCTGCTCACCCCTCTCGCCACAACCCGGGCCATGCTCG includes the following:
- a CDS encoding response regulator transcription factor, whose amino-acid sequence is MRVLIVEDEEFLADAIRTRLEMDAIAADIVGDGDAALQAVEINDYDVVLLDRDIPGTHGDDVCRALAADPEGPAILMLTAAGRLDDKVAGLELGADDYLAKPFEFPELIARLRALNRRQFSSHPPVLERNGVRLDPFRREVFCNGRHVALTRKEFSVLELLLKAGGGVVSAETILEKAWDENANPFTQTVKVTISTLRRKLGDPGIITTVSGVGYAIR
- a CDS encoding sensor histidine kinase; this encodes MRSAEAIGPGIRRYRATVRTRLALTYSALLTGAGIVMLTVVYLVMRFLPSYELVAAPTVPAQSLVPTDSTSAVIPDPGMAGEPAATVTPSSALVITSTDQIFNLLLVISLVVLVALAIVGVAVGWAVAGRVLAPLQYINSAASRAAHGDLSQRIGLSGPRDEISELAANFDDMLAQLERSFAASRRFALNASHELLTPLATTRAMLDVAIAQRERPEDLQVFDRLRVMNERSIETVEALLDLAQIQSSTAEPEPVDLAQAAAEAIDGCSAEAAEHGVRVELDLEPATIEAEPVLVRQLLTNLVHNAIRHNLADGGFLAVTTRADAAGATIELSNSGAVLSPADVAALTEQFTRVAGRTTSSSGRGHGLGLSIVAAIVNRFEGELALEPRPGGGLHVRVTIPAAAA